gtttaaacaaacgttggccatgtagcacttatattttaaacagagttaactgaatagagtgtaatgtgaagtgctagatttatatcccatatgaaccatgtgagcgttagccctactgatggaaatgggcccacacaaggacagagaaaaactctgaccagggtgggaattgaacccacgaccttcgggttagatctccgccgctctaccgactgagctacagggtcagacgggagcaggccgtgggaacggCCTGCTTCCGGCCGCTCttccgactgagctacaaggtcagacgggagcaggccgtgggaacggcctgcttccgtctgaccttgtagcccagtcggtagagcggcggagatctaacccgaaggtcgtggtcccaccctggtcagagtttttctctgtccttgtgtgggcccatttccatcagtagggctaacgctcacatggttcatatgggatataaatctagcacttcacattacactctattcagttaacccggatcgagtggtccgacaggatgggagaggcaagctcctactcatgcgctcctgtcctagttgcttcatgctacagaaaccaggataagcgccggcctgatgggccttctaggctcgtagcagacttttactttacaatggatttttttttcaatccatcatattttgtagattgtaagaagagtaagtgattcatgtcCTCAAATATAGGGGTCACCGAGGATCTAatcgagtaaaatcgatgtgatgttgcgaagctcTTGCTCGTTTGTCACGTTCTTGCGTGACCTGTCgaggaaggactggaacccaagacaggatcgatcaatgaaaggtttttgttaaaaaaacgTTTCTCGAGCATAacaacgaagtttcaagcaggcgtcatctttatttggttagtgcTTTGCatcatatctctccattgctgTCATGCTAATGTTCtattttttgtaaaatataatCTCTGGTTGTTTCCTCGTGGGTCCGCATTATTCAAGTGGACGAGGAAGACAGTACAATTCAGccctattttcatgaaagtaaatgaaaaatagTTCAAAAACATGTATTTAGTTTGAATTAAGTAGTCCGTagcgtaataaaaacatttttaaaaaaaacaacaccatTAATTTACGCAACGTCGCTGACTAAAACTAACCTTCGTCGAGTTTACAAAACTTTCAGCTACTACGCGATTAGCTACCTTTTCCGGCCTGCCGCTCCCTTCtgtttaacgtttcatgatgaattggaaataaatgtgccattctttggCCGGCATGGgaatttttccccggcgtttttgttgcTTGAAGTGATGTGTGGCATATTACAGTCGCGCTACCTGCGCAGTAatagttgcgcacaaacaattagagcgaacgtccttaagttagTTGTCATGATATCTTTGCATAAGTTGACTTAACAACGTTGTTGTAAGTGCAAACACTTAAAATTGTGATCGATATAGTTACAAGTCTGTTGGGCTTAATCCCGTTAATCGGCGCTTTCAACGAAGTGCAAAACATTGAGATGGTGTGCGTATATGTGGCGTCACAGTTGTGATCAGATGTGGGAATGGAAGTTTTTGAGGTCACTTAATTAAATCCGAAAGTTTTGTCATATTTCAACTAATTTTTGCACTTGATGTGAAAATCAAAGCTGAAGTGACGCCAAAATCTTTagtaccgcgcaccggtggctcggTTGAACATCGCGCTGtcgtcatgcgggaggtcgcgggttcgaacacCGGACGGATCAACACTcacgatcttaaaataactgaggagaaagtgctgcctttgtattCTCGAATAACGACTATAAACCGCAGGCCCTGTCTCgaaaatatcttctatgttgataagtttcctgtgggacgttaaagagcccacacactattcgagaagaggaGGGGATGGAGTCCCCGTTGTTGTGGCCGTCCTGTTCATAAGCGTACGGGCAATTTTTTTCCAGGGTTGCGGTGAACCATTTGACGAAAAAACTCTCGCAAGTTGCCCATTTTTTACGAAACAGTCTACAATGCACGAGTCATTGTCGTGCATTGTCTCCAGCGTTTCTGAAACAGTCATGTAGCCTAATCCGCGCACACGACGAAAACTCGCGTACATTTTCTGCTCGGCTTCCAGAATCTTGCCGTCGATTTTGTAAAATTTAGCAAGGCGGCAGAGGATTCCTTTATCAGGTGTTTCTGTTGTTGCCCAAAAATCTGAGGTGCCCAAAATTTGGGGTGGAGGGGGCTGTCCCCCGGCCCGTACGCCTACGGCTCTttttctctccagcagaagttgTGCTCTCTCTAAAATGGCTTATGGTATATGAgaccacctaagcagaaacagccgtaGCAGAAACAGCCGTAAGTCAAAAGGGGACTTTGCTGAGTTTTTGAACATggagatgtagatgtagaacgGCGGAACGGACGACAAAGACAACGAAGCAAACGTCATAGTCAAGCGTGCATCGAACCGCAAATGTAATTTTAAGAAACTTTCAGTGCATAAAGCATAAgcaaacaacaaactcaaccagtATAATAAAGAATAATAAcaacttgcaaaaacaaaaccgaCAGACTCGATGGGAATTACTAGCAAGATCATGGAATACTGACATCTTCGGAAACGGGCTGCGTAGCAACCTTGAAGTGCTTTGCTCTGTATCTAGGGGTAGAGAAACCtgaaatgatattttaaaaagtggaattaTGAAATCAGATGTTAGTAACAACCGGTAAATTTGCAAgggatatagaggatattacacggccgTGCGGGGATAAGAATTTTATCTTGGAATTCtggtatctctcacgagtgagcacaGCGAAAGAGGGAGAGTTACTATCAGCACTGTAAGATAAAATTTGTGTCTCCGCGCGGCCATatgatgttttgttttttgtggaGATCGGTTATGAAATGTTCAGAttagaaaaaaaacttgttttactcattttcaaaatggtcaaaaagtggtcatcaaccgttaAAGCACGCATGTTGTATAACAAGAAGTACAAtttgaaagttatgaaaaacaaatcataatAATCTCAAATGTTAATGCAGTTGAGAACAATTATATTACAGCACAAaggtatcttacaatgaagagaaagctcgctTTTTGTTGGCTAATCGTGTCAATTGCTATGACGACATCTTCACCGCAAGCGGTGAAGATCtgatgttttagtaaaagaAAAATCCTTCACTCATGTGaccagtaaccttgtttttccaccgaaacgaaggaaaacgtttgtatgatgatggagctcaattcccagaggattagttgggacaccaacatggccgctgtgacgtcacgtgaaaacactctattctttcatcagtatctatataattaataaaaagatattttttgtCTTCCGTTTTTCTTTACagaacataaaaacaaaagcatTAATTTCTGCAGAAGTTTGACCCCTGCAATTTCCTCTGTTGCAGTTGAGGTCATCAGAGGAAGGAAATTTGATGCTCAAAGTGAAGTTCCCACTGTTTTTAACGTTTCGGTGCGCGTCGCATCGTCATTTGGTGTCTTTTGATGAGCATTTCCGTTATCCCTATGTCAAAAGTTCATTGGGAATTAATTAGTTCTCACTTCTAACGGGTGCTTTTGTTGATATCCGGCacttttctgttgtttttctttattttagatTTGCTTTGATAGTACAGAAAAGCGCGTTTTGAAAGCCAACGGGGCAAACCTAGCGTctttttcttttatgttagAAAAATGGTAATCTCGTGCATGATCTTGCGTCCTTATGCAATGATTTGAAGCCTTTACTTTTATCTTTTAATTTCGATTAATATTTTGGCTCTTGTTTACTTTACGATTTGCTCAGGCACTTAACTTGTTTTAGTGATTCTCGCCTGCGTACTTTCGATAATGGATATGAATACAATATCAACCTTTTTCGCACTCAACAATTCATTTTCTTAAGAATAATTCGTAATAACAATGCGTCATTAATATTGCGTTTGtgttagtttacttttttcagCAAGATGTTTTCCATTTACGTATAGTGGTCAACGGATTGGGAGGCCCGCACGTGATATCCGATCACGTAACAAATATTTGAAAGCTCAAAGCTTGCAATAGTGAGCATTCGATAAGCGACTCATCTCCAACGATGACTAATGTCACCTCACAGGATTTGTTCAGCTCCAATGAAACAACCGTCTCCTCCAATGCTGAGGTTTGGTTAAGTGTGGCGTTCTTATGCATTGTCGACTGTGGAATGATAGCTGGCAATTTGCTTGTCCTTACAATAGTGTGGCGAACTTTACATCTTCATGAGCCAAATTACTTCTTTCTGTGCAGCTTAAGCTTAGCGGATCTCTTGGTTGGCACGATCTATTGCCCTTTACTAATTGTCAGCGCAATCAAGCAATCTTGGCCGTTCGGAGATGCTGTCTGCCATTTTCATGCCGTTGTTATCTGTATCTCCTTGAACGCTTCTCTTTTGAATTTATGCGCAATTTCCATCGATCGATATTTGTATATTACACGACCCCTTCGCTACCCCGAAATCGTGACAACCAAAAAGACAATTTTAACTATCGTATTTTTGTGGTTTCACTCTATTTTTTGGGCGATAGCACCTTTATTTGGCTGGGGAGAATACACCTATGAGGAAAGCACAGCTACGTGTAAACCCAATTGGAG
The Montipora capricornis isolate CH-2021 chromosome 10, ASM3666992v2, whole genome shotgun sequence genome window above contains:
- the LOC138020013 gene encoding melanopsin-like; protein product: MTNVTSQDLFSSNETTVSSNAEVWLSVAFLCIVDCGMIAGNLLVLTIVWRTLHLHEPNYFFLCSLSLADLLVGTIYCPLLIVSAIKQSWPFGDAVCHFHAVVICISLNASLLNLCAISIDRYLYITRPLRYPEIVTTKKTILTIVFLWFHSIFWAIAPLFGWGEYTYEESTATCKPNWSGQGQTNRTYALGLALFCFLFPVLVMVGAYTMIFIAARKQLQNVAAIGGEMTKSHKAAKTVFLIIGLFFFCWSVYTVVSLWKLFASVSDLPARLVRIGLYLAVSNSCFNFYVYAIRDKVFQKGLLRILVPRRRYKADNWNRSNPPSTLELDFTVEGCRSK